In the Chaetodon trifascialis isolate fChaTrf1 chromosome 12, fChaTrf1.hap1, whole genome shotgun sequence genome, ACATAGTAAGACAGACAATAATCATCTGTTACAATGTACAGACACTAAGCTAttcacagcagaggacagagtaCAAATGCATCCATGTTGCAGTGGCAGCTTCATTGTTTCAAATGCTGGATGAATGCTGGATGAATGCTGGATGAATGCCGTCTTGATGTAGATTTCCTGACAGCTACATGTTAGCGAGCATGTGTGTAAAGCCTTGAAATTAGTAGCAAAGCAAGTTCAATTTAAAGTACAAACCAGTCTGTAAATGACAAGCTGGGGCAAGCTCAATGCCTTTAGGAAAAGAAGCTTTACTTAATGCAATTACACTGGCTTTATCTTTATTAAATTACAGTTTGATTAAATGCAATAGCACGTAAAGCAGacacacaattaaaaaatacacaaaactataacttttttttttttaatttctgtttcaagttTGGTTTCCATCCTGTTAGACTTTTACAGATTTTCTTGTGGATCTCTTCTGCCACCTGCTGTTAGCAACGTGACGGTGCTCTAACAGTTCCACCGTGGACACAGTGTTAActgtaacattttaaaacaatgttTCTGTTATTGGTGCTTGCCTCGTGCAGTGCATGTATTTATGGACAATTTTCTGAAATTTACTAGAAATATTAGAAAACCTTTAAATCTTAAGCCTCATATTTGACAGGCTACTTATGAAAGGCCCTCCTGCATACTGAATACATGTTTTTGCCCCTTTCCACTTAGTGAGCTCACCATTTAGTTTTATCCTCATGACATTTAATTAGTAAAGCTCCTGAAAAGCAAATCTTTCGGTGGCAGCTTATTAGGACAGTGATGTACTTTTATTGCTTTGGCTCTGTACTCCAGCACATTGAATCTGAAATTACTACGGTACATTTTGACCTCATGAAAGGGTTAAAATGCTAACTTCCAGCTTTCATGTGAGGGTGTTTGCATCCTCACATGAAAGCTGGGAACAGAAGGCAACAGGACACACAATTAAAGTCATTACATCTAATATTTGGTTGCTCATATATTCATAGTCTGAAGGCTGCCACAGCCATATTCACCTCTTGCTCACTTCTGAGgtttttgctttcattctgGTCTTTAAAAATTCAAACACATGATCAGCTGGACTGAGGTCAGGTGACCGAGTTGGCCAGTAAATAACAGTCCACTATTTGGCCATAAAAAATATGTATGTTGTCATTATCCTACTGTATCGACTTTAGTAGAATAAAACGCTGTTTATCCAGTATGAATGTGAATACCCACAAACTCTAGCAAACAgccaacacactgaaaaaatattGATTCAAAACAGACCATATACAATAACATAGTAACATAAAACATACCAACAGGAACATCTGAGGCTATGCCCATGCTCTGAAGGAGAGCCTCAGTCTCACgtctttttttctccagatCAGAATCATCCTGGTGAAGTGCAGCATCTTTCAACTGGTCCGCCTAGAAACACAGCAATGCCACACCCATTAATACAACCTCTAAATATCCACATTAAGTTGATATAGGACAAGAGAGTGTCACTGTTGCACGTTTCTACCATTTCCAGACCAAAACAGTAGGTGGAAAGGTTTTAGAAGCTTTCCCTGTTCAATGACATTACTCCTGCTGGTAACTGCACATGCAGTCACCTCTGTTTGAGATGTCAAGGCTTGGCTGATTTTCTTATCTTGGTAGAAACTGTATAATACTTGTCACTGTGGTACGTTATGAAAAACAAGTACAAAAGACGCACCAGTAAGATATTACAACAGAGAACAAAACTCATTTTACTCGGATTATTTTGTTATTACTAGATTATGATTAAATTAAGCATATCCATATATTGAGTTTACTAAAAATTAACTGAAAAAACAATTCTCCTAATAACCTTAAACTGTAAACATATATATATCTGAAATCCTTGATGACAGAATTAtgattgtgaaaattaaaataataataataatgtccaATAAAATGTCAACTTGCATCTCATTCACAAGAGAGGTGAACACGTGCACACACTTAAAGATGACTGACTTATTTTAAGATCAGCAGGTGAACTTTCTGAGAGGAACCCTTGCAAtgtgttgtgtctgtctgtcaacgTAACCATCAACTGTCCGGTTTTCTTAAACTTAAATCAAATGCAAGTAGTGGATATCAATGATTTCCAGCAGAATCTGAACTAAAAATCCTCACAAAAATTAAATGTAGGGAGAAGATTTgcatttaaatagaaaaaaatgtttttgcaataCTCAAACTGGACCAGTGATGGTTTTGTTTATCATCCATATTCATTCTTGTATTCAGTATGAGTGgatattaaaaacactgacaaacagttAAACATACCTCTTTCTTCTtgcgctcctcctccttccttttcttctcctctctgattTGTGCCAAGCGCTGCTTCTTCCTTTCAAGCTCTGCTTTCAGCTCACTTTTGTCAGACATGGTGCAGCAGCTGTAtacaaataacacattttagtTAGTGCTTGAGTTCCATtaggaaaacactgaaaagatgGGACCCTTAAGGCTTAAGTGTGTTAAACAAAAGTCAAACATCGTGGGTATCCTCGTGGTCTCTTGTTCATTCTATTTGTACAGTCCACTGACAAATGAATGCAGTGCTTTCAAAACTGTCTTTAAAAGCCAAACTTCTCCCGATGCTCTCAGCTTCAGTACCATCGGCAGCCATGGAGACAGCTACCTAGACCAAACTTCACCTAGCAGTATGCTAAGTTAAAGTGATCATCCAACAGGGCTGTCTGCCTTCTCTGAAACCGAGTGAGTTTAAGATTTACCTGTTTATAAACAAACAGATTATTTGTCAGCTACATGTAATTCGGTTAAAACAGAACCAGGTTGAGCAGCCATTGCCGGCTAGCGAACGGAGAGCCCCACCCTACCGTTGGTTCAAGTGTTCACACCCGGTTAGCTTAACAGAGGTTAGCCTGTCCGTCTCTGCTACTTTTCTCTGGCCTTAAATCGCTTGTAATATAGCGTTATACTTTCAGACTGAAAGTCAGCACCATGGTTACATGTGTCGTTATTACAGAGCAGTTTCATACAAAACACGAAACATAAGCGTCAAACCGGCCTCTGGcgctgctaacgttagccttcCTTGTTTTAACTGTCTACAGAGCTAGCTTAGTCAACCTTCCACCTgatttcattacatttacaaAGATTCCGCATAATGTTAGAATAAGATCATTTCTTCGATAACATGTTTTTTCGGGTCGTAGAAAATGTGACTTGCACAATCCAACCCACCACTTTATGGCTAGAGATGTAGCGGTAGCTTTGTTTGTTAGCACCTAGCTAACAGTGAACCGGACCTGAAATGCTGTCATGCGCTTTCAACTCTGCTGACCGCACAGTGAACAAAGAAAGTTGGGCTACTAACACAGCGACAAATGCCAAAAAATGCTATAAGTGTGCGGTACAACAACTAACGTGACGTTGTGATGTACATTAACGTTACAAACCTTAAAGCAGGTTCTCCACCTGACAGCAAATGCCTATAACCAATAACAGCCAAAACAAACGGACTGCCAGCCCAACTACAGAAACTGGGAAGGGACAAAAAGACGCATTTAGCTTTGACgtggctgtgctgctgccatctGAAATCAATTGTTCAATGGTCAGTTTTGATCTTGGCTAAAATCAAAAGGCAGCCTTAATGAGTCTTAATAAGTCTTCGGATTTGTTGCTTAATGTTAGTGGTtcataatgaaaacattatcTCTGAAAGACATTAATCTAGAAAAGCAAAAGGAACCCAGAGCACTCATGGTTATTgtgataacaacaacaacaatgataaATTGCTGCTCATAATATATGACTCTGTCCTATTACATTAATATGATTCCTCATCTGCAGTCAATAATTAGAACATTAACGTTTCTAAATATAGAAGGACTGTAAGATACTATTTAGAAGTTGCAGATATTTATTGTAAAATATAGGTAGGTTCTGAACACATTTAGAAAACTCAGATATCAGAATACAAATAAGAGTATAGAAAATCTGTCATGATTACTTCTACAGTGTATGTCAATAAAGTGTATTCCTGCATCAACTGGATCTTTTTATGAAGTAGTTCACCATTATTTATATGCACTTACAGCGATTAATGATACAGACAATAACAAGATGCTCTAAATGCCATCAATCTAAATACCTTAAGGTGCAAGAGAGAAAGCTATATATGGAAAGCTCAGCAAACTAGATTTCTTCATTTTGACTTTCTCTTGTCAGTGTAGACTGGGTGTACATACATTCAGCACTAGAGACCCTATCAGCTCTGAATCACTAATACTGTAATCAGTTAGCCTGATCATCTAGTTTGGTACTCCTCCGCCTGACATCCCCACAGGCCtcagcatcatttccatcagATGGCTGACACAGGGCCGGACCGACTTTGGTGTTGTCCTCACCTCCCCCATTGGTATGCAGGGTATGCAAGATCTGGTCACTGGGGCGTTTCCAAGACGTTCGAGTGGCAATCCAGAGGATAAGAGCTCCAAAAAGCACTAGGAGGACTCCGAGAATGTTCACAAAAACTGCCTCTGGGGGGGAGTCCTTGTACTTTGGGTTGCTCCTTAGTGATGAGGTACAAAAACATAATGTTAAACCCACAGTAAGGCAGCATACTAACATAATACTTCTGGGTTCATGGCTTTTACAAGcctacatttattttttttatacttaCAGGCCAAAAATTAGTTTTTCTGTGATGCCCATGAGTGCCACAGCTATGACACTGGTAAAGAGTAGAAGACCACCGTAGACATGGAGGGGCATAAACGCTGCTCTCCAGGATACTGGTGTAATTGGTATCAAATACATGCCAACTCCGAGAACAAGCTGCTCA is a window encoding:
- the cybrd1 gene encoding plasma membrane ascorbate-dependent reductase CYBRD1, which produces MEGLKRFLVALCAAAAAGLVSITFVLIWVLHYKEGLAWDGGLAEFNWHPVLIVIGFIFLQGMAIIVYRLPWTWQCSKLMMKFIHAGLNVLAFILAVIAMVAVFDFHNAAKIPNMYSLHSWLGLTAVMLYCLQLVLGVGMYLIPITPVSWRAAFMPLHVYGGLLLFTSVIAVALMGITEKLIFGLSNPKYKDSPPEAVFVNILGVLLVLFGALILWIATRTSWKRPSDQILHTLHTNGGGEDNTKVGPALCQPSDGNDAEACGDVRRRSTKLDDQAN